In Anomalospiza imberbis isolate Cuckoo-Finch-1a 21T00152 chromosome 19, ASM3175350v1, whole genome shotgun sequence, a genomic segment contains:
- the SOCS3 gene encoding suppressor of cytokine signaling 3: MVTHSKFPAAGMSRPLDTSLRLKTFSSKSEYQLVVNTVRKLQESGFYWSTVTGGEANLLLSTEPAGTFLIRDSSDQRHFFTLSVKTESGTKNLRIQCEGGSFSLQSDPHSSQPVPRFDCVLKLVHHYMPPTPCAVPEQSGGALHPKRTYYIYSGGEKIPLVLSRPLSSSVSTLQHLCRKTVNGHLDSYEKMTQLPAPIKEFLDQYDAPL, encoded by the coding sequence ATGGTCACCCACAGCAAGTTCCCCGCCGCCGGGATGAGCCGCCCCCTCGACACCAGCCTGCGCCTCAAGACGTTCAGCTCCAAGAGCGAGTACCAGCTGGTGGTGAACACCGTACGCAAGCTGCAGGAGAGCGGCTTCTACTGGAGCACGGTGACAGGTGGTGAGGCCAACCTGCTGCTGAGCACCGAGCCGGCTGGCACCTTCCTCATCAGGGACAGCTCAGACCAGAGGCACTTCTTCACCCTCAGTGTCAAGACAGAGTCGGGCACCAAGAACCTGCGCATCCAGTGCGAGGGCGGCAGCTTCTCCCTGCAGAGTGAtccccacagcagccagcccGTGCCCCGCTTTGACTGCGTGCTCAAGCTGGTCCATCACTACATGCCACCCACACCCTGCGCCGTGCCTGAGCAGTCTGGGGGGGCCCTGCACCCCAAGCGCACCTACTACATCTACTCAGGTGGCGAGAAGATCCCCCTGGTGCTGAGCCGCCCGCTCTCCTCTAGTGTCTCCACCCTACAGCACCTCTGCCGCAAGACCGTCAACGGGCACCTGGACTCCTACGAGAAGATGACTCAGCTGCCAGCCCCCATCAAGGAGTTCCTGGACCAGTACGATGCCCCTCTCTAA
- the PGS1 gene encoding CDP-diacylglycerol--glycerol-3-phosphate 3-phosphatidyltransferase, mitochondrial isoform X1, protein MAARKRKARAMAAGGAALWRRLSAWLPRGRLGLAALLGRLSDRLSRGRDRRARRSSWLLLAPLLTPPVPVITAPPCSLCQEGAHRFQWIRNLVPEFGISSSHVKVLSSPAEFYELLKVQIKAAKQRVVMASLYLGTGLLEQELVYCLEETLEKSLQAKGSPDLRVSILLDYTRGSRGRKNSRTMLIPLLQRFPEQVRVSLFHTPNLRGLLRLLIPERFNETIGLQHIKVYLFDDNVILSGANLSDLYFTNRQDRYILLRDSPEIADFFTELVDAIGDVSLQLQQDDTVQMMEGMVHPYQGDKVAYCEIANRRVMEVINSARTRQELLHAKTFHSSQPGSSLLSQQGSQASGSLKPEPDTWIYPLIQMKPFGIQIDEMVTETLLTEAERDARLYLTTGYFNLTQAYMDLILGTRAKYRILLASPEVNGFFGAKGVAGAIPAAYVYIEQQFYSEVCCLQQQERVQLQEYSRAGWTFHAKGLWLYLAGSDLPCLTLIGSPNFGYRSVHRDLEAQVAIVTENKALQQQLHQEQEHLYLCSGVVSTSTFEQPSRYVKLWVKLVTPLIKNFF, encoded by the exons ATGGCAGCGCGGAAGCGGAAGGCGCGGGCGATGGCagcgggcggcgcggcgctgtGGCGGCGGCTCTCGGCCTGGCTGCCGCGGGGCCGCCTCGGCCTGGCCGCGCTGCTCGGCCGCCTCTCCGACCGCCTCTCCCGCGGCCGCGACCGCCGCGCCCGCAG ATCATCATGGCTCCTTCTAGCCCCACTACTCACCCCTCCTGTTCCAGTGATCACAGCCCCACCGTGTTCCCTCTGTCAAGAAGGAGCACACAGGTTCCAGTGGATCAGGAATCTGGTCCCAGAATTTGGGATCTCCAGCTCGCATGTCAAGGTGCTTTCATCCCCGGCAGAATTCTATGAACTCTTGAAG GTGCAGATAAAAGCAGCCAAGCAGCGGGTGGTGATGGCCTCACTGTACCTGGGAACAGGACTCCTTGAGCAGGAGCTG GTGTATTGCTTAGAAGAAACACTGGAGAAATCACTGCAAGCAAAAGGCTCACCCGACCTCAGAGTTTCCATTCTCCTCGACTACACCAGGGGTTCCCGGG GCAGGAAGAATTCTCGGACAATGCTGATCCCATTGCTGCAGCGATTTCCCGAGCAAGTCCGTGTGTCCCTCTTCCACACCCCAAACCTGCGTGGACTTCTCCGGCTCCTGATTCCAGAGCGTTTCAATGAGACCATTGGGCTGCAGCACATCAAGGTCTATCTCTTCGATGACAACGTGATCCTGAGCGG TGCAAACCTGAGTGATCTGTACTTCACCAACCGTCAGGACCGCTACATCTTGCTGCGGGACTCTCCTGAGATTGCAGACTTCTTCACGGAGCTTGTGGACGCGATTGGAGATGTGTCCCTGCAGTTACAGCAGGATGATACAGTCCAGATGATGGAGGGAATGGTACACCCATACCAGG GAGACAAAGTGGCTTACTGTGAGATTGCCAACCGGAGGGTCATGGAGGTCATCAACTCTGCCCGCACACGGCAAGAGCTCCTTCATGCAAAGACTTTCCACAGCAGCCAGCCAGGCAGCTCCCTCTTATCCCAGCAAGGCTCTCAGGCATCTGGGAGTCTGAAACCAGAGCCTGACACCTGGATCTATCCCTTAATCCAAATGAAACCTTTTGGGATTCAAATAGACGAGATGGTCACAGAGACActcctgacagaggctgagCGGGATGCTAGGCTATACCTCACCACTGGCTACTTCAACTTGACACAGGCCTACATGGACCTCATCCTGGGCACAAGGGCCAAGTACCGGATCCTCCTGGCCTCGCCAGAGGTCAATGGGTTTTTTGGTGCCAAAGGGGTGGCAGgtgccatccctgctgcctACGTTTACATTGAACAGCAGTTTTACAGTGAggtctgctgcctgcagcagcaggagagagtGCAGCTACAGGAGTACTCCCGTGCTGGGTGGACGTTCCATGCCAAAG GCCTCTGGCTGTACCTGGCAGGGAGCGACCTGCCCTGCCTGACCCTGATTGGCTCTCCAAATTTCGGATATCGATCGGTTCATCGCGACTTGGAAGCTCAGGTTGCAATAGTGACAGAAAATAAAgccttgcagcagcagctccatcag
- the PGS1 gene encoding CDP-diacylglycerol--glycerol-3-phosphate 3-phosphatidyltransferase, mitochondrial isoform X2 translates to MAQGASFVCSGCCCQQQPLLHHHLRQRERSSWLLLAPLLTPPVPVITAPPCSLCQEGAHRFQWIRNLVPEFGISSSHVKVLSSPAEFYELLKVQIKAAKQRVVMASLYLGTGLLEQELVYCLEETLEKSLQAKGSPDLRVSILLDYTRGSRGRKNSRTMLIPLLQRFPEQVRVSLFHTPNLRGLLRLLIPERFNETIGLQHIKVYLFDDNVILSGANLSDLYFTNRQDRYILLRDSPEIADFFTELVDAIGDVSLQLQQDDTVQMMEGMVHPYQGDKVAYCEIANRRVMEVINSARTRQELLHAKTFHSSQPGSSLLSQQGSQASGSLKPEPDTWIYPLIQMKPFGIQIDEMVTETLLTEAERDARLYLTTGYFNLTQAYMDLILGTRAKYRILLASPEVNGFFGAKGVAGAIPAAYVYIEQQFYSEVCCLQQQERVQLQEYSRAGWTFHAKGLWLYLAGSDLPCLTLIGSPNFGYRSVHRDLEAQVAIVTENKALQQQLHQEQEHLYLCSGVVSTSTFEQPSRYVKLWVKLVTPLIKNFF, encoded by the exons ATGGCGCAGGGAGCCAGCTTCGTGTGCTCTggatgctgctgccagcagcagccgctGCTACACCATCACCTGCGGCAGAGAGAGCG ATCATCATGGCTCCTTCTAGCCCCACTACTCACCCCTCCTGTTCCAGTGATCACAGCCCCACCGTGTTCCCTCTGTCAAGAAGGAGCACACAGGTTCCAGTGGATCAGGAATCTGGTCCCAGAATTTGGGATCTCCAGCTCGCATGTCAAGGTGCTTTCATCCCCGGCAGAATTCTATGAACTCTTGAAG GTGCAGATAAAAGCAGCCAAGCAGCGGGTGGTGATGGCCTCACTGTACCTGGGAACAGGACTCCTTGAGCAGGAGCTG GTGTATTGCTTAGAAGAAACACTGGAGAAATCACTGCAAGCAAAAGGCTCACCCGACCTCAGAGTTTCCATTCTCCTCGACTACACCAGGGGTTCCCGGG GCAGGAAGAATTCTCGGACAATGCTGATCCCATTGCTGCAGCGATTTCCCGAGCAAGTCCGTGTGTCCCTCTTCCACACCCCAAACCTGCGTGGACTTCTCCGGCTCCTGATTCCAGAGCGTTTCAATGAGACCATTGGGCTGCAGCACATCAAGGTCTATCTCTTCGATGACAACGTGATCCTGAGCGG TGCAAACCTGAGTGATCTGTACTTCACCAACCGTCAGGACCGCTACATCTTGCTGCGGGACTCTCCTGAGATTGCAGACTTCTTCACGGAGCTTGTGGACGCGATTGGAGATGTGTCCCTGCAGTTACAGCAGGATGATACAGTCCAGATGATGGAGGGAATGGTACACCCATACCAGG GAGACAAAGTGGCTTACTGTGAGATTGCCAACCGGAGGGTCATGGAGGTCATCAACTCTGCCCGCACACGGCAAGAGCTCCTTCATGCAAAGACTTTCCACAGCAGCCAGCCAGGCAGCTCCCTCTTATCCCAGCAAGGCTCTCAGGCATCTGGGAGTCTGAAACCAGAGCCTGACACCTGGATCTATCCCTTAATCCAAATGAAACCTTTTGGGATTCAAATAGACGAGATGGTCACAGAGACActcctgacagaggctgagCGGGATGCTAGGCTATACCTCACCACTGGCTACTTCAACTTGACACAGGCCTACATGGACCTCATCCTGGGCACAAGGGCCAAGTACCGGATCCTCCTGGCCTCGCCAGAGGTCAATGGGTTTTTTGGTGCCAAAGGGGTGGCAGgtgccatccctgctgcctACGTTTACATTGAACAGCAGTTTTACAGTGAggtctgctgcctgcagcagcaggagagagtGCAGCTACAGGAGTACTCCCGTGCTGGGTGGACGTTCCATGCCAAAG GCCTCTGGCTGTACCTGGCAGGGAGCGACCTGCCCTGCCTGACCCTGATTGGCTCTCCAAATTTCGGATATCGATCGGTTCATCGCGACTTGGAAGCTCAGGTTGCAATAGTGACAGAAAATAAAgccttgcagcagcagctccatcag